One window from the genome of Miscanthus floridulus cultivar M001 unplaced genomic scaffold, ASM1932011v1 os_1486_1_2, whole genome shotgun sequence encodes:
- the LOC136534098 gene encoding peroxidase 1-like: MVAVAVAVLLVLCAASVAGQGQLQVGYYSKTCPAAEQIVRDETTAAIRASPDLAAALLRLHYHDCFVQGCDASVLLDSTPNNTAEKDSLPNGSLRGFDVVARVKDQLETACPGTVSCADILALMARDAVSLAKGPTWPVALGRRDGRTSSAASCVELPPLHGDIDLMVQAFAAKGLDVKDLAVLSGAHTLGKAHCASYADRLYASASCATPDPALDARYAARLRMRCPSPSAASNSTTAAASELDPGSCTTFDTSYYRHVARRRGLLRSDASLLDHPFTRAYVLQVASGRIDGHFFHDFTVSMAKMAAIGVLTGDQGEIRRKCNVVN; encoded by the exons ATGGTGGCCGTAGCAGTGGCAGTGCTACTCGTCCTGTGTGCTGCATCAGTTGCCGGGCAGGGGCAGCTCCAGGTCGGCTACTACAGCAAGACGTGCCCTGCGGCGGAGCAGATCGTGCGCGACGAGACGACGGCCGCCATCCGGGCCTCGCCGGACCTCGCCGCCGCGCTCCTCAGGCTGCACTACCACGACTGCTTCGTCCAG GGGTGCGACGCCTCCGTGCTGCTGGACTCGACGCCCAACAACACGGCGGAGAAGGATTCGCTGCCCAACGGCAGCCTGCGCGGCTTCGACGTCGTGGCGCGGGTCAAGGACCAGCTCGAGACGGCGTGCCCGGGCACCGTCTCCTGCGCCGACATCCTGGCGCTCATGGCGCGCGACGCCGTCTCGCTGGCCAAGGGCCCCACCTGGCCCGTCGCGCTGGGCCGCCGCGACGGCCGCACCTCCAGCGCCGCCAGCTGCGTCGAGCTTCCGCCGCTGCACGGCGACATCGACCTCATGGTCCAGGCCTTCGCCGCCAAGGGCCTCGACGTCAAGGACCTCGCCGTGCTGTCGGGGGCGCACACGCTGGGCAAGGCGCACTGCGCGTCCTACGCCGACCGCCTCTACGCCTCCGCCAGCTGCGCCACGCCCGACCCGGCACTCGACGCGCGCTACGCCGCCAGGCTGCGGATGCGCTGCCCCAGCCCCAGCGCCGCCAGCAACAGCACGACCGCGGCGGCGTCAGAGTTGGACCCCGGCAGCTGCACCACCTTCGATACCAGCTACTACCGCCACGTCGCGCGGAGGCGCGGCCTGCTCCGCTCCGACGCCTCGCTGCTGGACCACCCCTTCACCAGGGCCTACGTGCTGCAGGTCGCCTCCGGCAGGATCGACGGACACTTCTTCCACGACTTCACCGTCTCCATGGCCAAGATGGCGGCCATCGGCGTGCTCACCGGCGACCAGGGCGAGATCAGGAGAAAGTGCAACGTCGTCAACTGA